A window of the Odocoileus virginianus isolate 20LAN1187 ecotype Illinois chromosome 20, Ovbor_1.2, whole genome shotgun sequence genome harbors these coding sequences:
- the FGF21 gene encoding fibroblast growth factor 21, with the protein MGWDGAKFKHLGLRVPVLAVLLLGTCQAHPIPDSSPLLQFGGQVRQRYLYTDDAQDTEAHLEIRADGTVVGAARQSPESLLELKALKPGVIQILGVKTSRFLCQGPDGKLYGSLHFDPKACSFRELLLEDGYNVYQSETLGLPLRLPPQRSSNRAPAPRGPARFLPLPGLPQAPPDPPGILAPEPPDVGSSDPLSIVGPSYGRSPSYTS; encoded by the exons GGGACGGGGCCAAGTTCAAGCACTTGGGACTGCGGGTCCCTGTGCTGGCTGTCCTTCTGCTAGGAACCTGCCAGGCGCATCCCATTCCGGActccagccccctcctccagTTTGGGGGCCAAGTTCGCCAGCGGTACCTCTACACGGATGATGCCCAGGACACAGAGGCCCACCTGGAGATCAGGGCCGATGGCACAGTGGTGGGGGCGGCCCGCCAGAGCCCTGAAA GTCTCTTGGAGCTGAAAGCCCTGAAACCAGGCGTCATTCAGATCTTGGGAGTTAAAACATCCAGGTTTCTGTGTCAGGGGCCAGATGGGAAGCTGTACGGATCG CTGCACTTTGACCCCAAAGCCTGCAGCTTCCGGGAGCTGCTTCTTGAAGACGGATACAACGTCTACCAGTCGGAGACCCTGGGCCTTCCACTCCGCCTGCCCCCCCAGCGCTCGTCCAACCGGGCCCCGGCCCCGCGGGGACCTGCTCGCTTCCTGCCGCTGCCGGGCCTGCCCCAGGCGCCCCCGGATCCTCCAGGGATCTTGGCCCCGGAGCCTCCCGACGTGGGCTCCTCGGATCCCCTGAGCATAGTGGGACCCTCGTATGGCCGAAGCCCCAGCTACACTTCCTGA